The proteins below are encoded in one region of Microbispora sp. NBC_01189:
- a CDS encoding CDP-diacylglycerol diphosphatase, whose amino-acid sequence MRESDRASGEASELTRRRFIQFSGLAGTGLLAGAGLLSGAGRALAAPPPSLAKGPDPNECGKTTDSDSLWQRSQKCHSNNTCLQNHADYVVMGGTNSKKGYVNYILVPTERINGIECSWICGNSAPNYWSAADYYATQSPTVVPTPVGLGINSKAIRNFDQLHIHMARARWESLSDLVAQDNLAAWHVPHWADSRVSVRGLSEKLGIIPHTYRVLIWPGFTHDNLFAMLRSMLVASLGHGGTTAKAQPLMQLQTLIVIPRPAGGYYIVNSEKGLVDPNNPHLTGTDTCDPLLLMHP is encoded by the coding sequence ATGCGTGAAAGCGACCGGGCGAGCGGCGAGGCGAGCGAGCTGACGCGCCGCCGGTTCATCCAGTTCTCCGGCCTGGCGGGAACCGGCCTGCTCGCCGGTGCGGGGCTTCTCTCCGGTGCAGGCCGCGCTCTGGCCGCGCCTCCGCCGAGCCTGGCCAAGGGGCCCGATCCGAATGAATGCGGCAAGACCACCGACTCGGACTCTCTCTGGCAGCGCAGCCAGAAGTGCCACAGTAACAACACCTGCCTGCAGAACCATGCCGACTACGTCGTGATGGGCGGCACCAACAGCAAGAAGGGATACGTCAACTACATTCTCGTCCCCACCGAGCGAATCAACGGTATCGAGTGTTCCTGGATCTGCGGCAACAGTGCGCCGAACTATTGGAGTGCCGCCGACTACTACGCCACCCAGTCTCCCACCGTGGTTCCCACTCCGGTGGGGCTGGGGATCAACTCGAAGGCGATCAGGAATTTCGACCAGCTGCACATCCATATGGCACGGGCGCGCTGGGAGTCCCTGAGCGACCTCGTCGCGCAGGACAACCTGGCCGCCTGGCACGTGCCGCACTGGGCGGACTCGCGCGTGTCGGTCCGGGGCCTCAGCGAGAAGCTCGGGATCATCCCGCACACCTACCGGGTGCTCATCTGGCCGGGATTCACCCACGACAATCTCTTCGCCATGCTCAGGAGCATGCTGGTCGCCTCCCTGGGGCACGGAGGGACGACCGCCAAGGCGCAGCCGCTCATGCAGCTCCAGACGCTGATCGTGATCCCCCGGCCCGCCGGGGGCTACTACATCGTCAACAGTGAGAAGGGCCTGGTCGACCCGAACAACCCCCACCTGACGGGGACCGACACCTGCGACCCGTTGCTGCTCATGCATCCCTGA
- a CDS encoding acetyl/propionyl/methylcrotonyl-CoA carboxylase subunit alpha, which translates to MHKVLIANRGEIAVRIARACRDAGLASVAVYADQDLDALHARVADEAHALGGQSPAETYLDIAKILAVAGKTGADAVHPGYGFLAENADFAQAVIDAGLIWIGPPPSAINALGDKVQARHIAQRVGAPLVAGTPDPVSGVDEVVEFAGRHGLPIAIKAAFGGGGRGLKVARTMEEIPDLYESAVREAVTAFGRGECFVERYLDRPRHVETQCLADRHGNVVVVSTRDCSLQRRHQKLVEEAPAPFLTGEQLDLLYSSSKAILREAGYVGAGTCEFLVGQDGTISFLEVNTRLQVEHPVTEEVSGIDLVREMFRIADGEPLGYDDPVLRGHSIEFRINAEDAGRGFLPAPGTITSMRVPSGPGVRLDGGYETGMSVPQAFDSLVAKLVVTGATRRQALERARRALAEYEIGGMPTVLPFHRAVVDDPAFTGEPFSVHTRWIETEFAGDIPPYEATAETPGEPAGRERITVEVGGKRLEVVLPAGLGSAGLGADRPELRKAAPRRSGGSGAKKAAASGDALVSPMQGTIVKVVVADGDTVEPGDPVIVLEAMKMEQPLTAHKGGTVTGLAATVGQTVTAGTALCEIKDA; encoded by the coding sequence GTGCACAAGGTCCTGATCGCCAATCGTGGCGAAATCGCCGTACGGATCGCCCGGGCCTGCCGGGACGCCGGCCTGGCCAGCGTGGCGGTGTACGCCGACCAGGATCTGGACGCGCTGCACGCGCGGGTGGCCGACGAGGCCCACGCGCTCGGCGGGCAGAGCCCCGCGGAGACATACCTCGACATCGCGAAGATCCTGGCGGTGGCCGGGAAGACCGGCGCGGACGCCGTCCATCCCGGCTACGGCTTCCTGGCCGAGAACGCGGACTTCGCCCAGGCCGTGATCGACGCCGGCCTGATCTGGATCGGCCCGCCGCCCTCGGCGATCAACGCGCTCGGCGACAAGGTCCAGGCCCGGCACATCGCGCAGCGCGTCGGCGCCCCGCTCGTGGCGGGCACCCCCGACCCGGTGTCCGGCGTGGACGAGGTGGTCGAGTTCGCCGGGCGGCACGGCCTGCCGATCGCCATCAAGGCGGCCTTCGGCGGCGGCGGGCGCGGGCTCAAGGTCGCCCGGACGATGGAGGAGATCCCCGACCTCTACGAGTCGGCCGTACGCGAGGCGGTGACCGCCTTCGGGCGCGGCGAGTGCTTCGTCGAGCGCTACCTCGACCGGCCGCGCCACGTCGAGACCCAGTGCCTGGCCGACCGGCATGGCAACGTGGTCGTCGTCAGCACCCGTGACTGCTCGCTCCAGCGCCGGCACCAGAAGCTCGTGGAGGAGGCCCCGGCGCCGTTCCTCACCGGCGAGCAGCTCGACCTCCTCTACTCGTCGTCGAAGGCGATCCTGCGCGAGGCGGGCTACGTCGGCGCCGGCACCTGCGAGTTCCTCGTCGGCCAGGACGGCACGATCTCCTTCCTGGAGGTCAACACCCGGCTCCAGGTCGAGCACCCGGTGACCGAGGAGGTCTCCGGCATCGACCTCGTCCGCGAGATGTTCCGCATCGCCGACGGAGAGCCGCTGGGATACGACGACCCGGTGCTGCGCGGCCACTCGATCGAGTTCCGGATCAACGCGGAGGACGCGGGCCGGGGCTTCCTGCCCGCGCCGGGCACGATCACCTCGATGCGCGTCCCCTCCGGGCCGGGCGTACGCCTGGACGGCGGCTACGAGACCGGGATGAGCGTCCCGCAGGCGTTCGACTCGCTCGTGGCCAAGCTGGTCGTGACCGGGGCAACCCGGCGGCAGGCGCTGGAGCGGGCGCGGCGGGCGCTCGCCGAGTACGAGATCGGCGGCATGCCGACCGTGCTGCCGTTCCACCGGGCCGTGGTGGACGACCCCGCCTTCACCGGCGAGCCGTTCTCCGTCCACACCCGGTGGATCGAGACCGAGTTCGCGGGCGACATCCCGCCGTACGAGGCGACGGCGGAGACCCCCGGCGAGCCCGCCGGCCGTGAGCGGATCACGGTCGAGGTCGGCGGCAAGCGGCTGGAGGTCGTGCTGCCCGCCGGGCTGGGTTCGGCGGGCCTAGGGGCGGACCGGCCCGAGCTCAGGAAGGCGGCGCCCAGGCGGTCCGGCGGGAGCGGCGCGAAGAAGGCCGCGGCGAGCGGCGACGCGCTCGTCAGCCCCATGCAGGGCACGATCGTGAAGGTCGTCGTCGCGGACGGGGACACCGTCGAGCCCGGCGACCCGGTCATCGTCCTGGAGGCGATGAAGATGGAGCAGCCGCTGACCGCGCACAAGGGCGGCACGGTCACCGGCCTGGCGGCCACCGTCGGCCAGACGGTCACCGCCGGGACCGCGCTCTGCGAGATCAAGGACGCCTGA
- a CDS encoding WXG100 family type VII secretion target, with product MSNSLLGGDPAEMQGMAAQFGQQADQVRTTMAALDREAAKVGTAWTGPGAQRFHDAWQSYRTAFQRMSEELNEASRVITTYRGNIESATR from the coding sequence ATGAGTAACAGCTTGCTCGGCGGCGACCCCGCGGAGATGCAGGGCATGGCCGCGCAGTTCGGCCAGCAGGCGGACCAGGTTCGCACCACGATGGCCGCCCTCGACCGCGAGGCGGCCAAGGTCGGCACCGCCTGGACCGGCCCCGGCGCGCAGCGCTTCCACGACGCCTGGCAGAGCTACCGGACGGCGTTCCAGCGCATGTCGGAAGAGCTCAACGAGGCCTCCCGGGTCATCACCACCTACCGCGGCAACATCGAGTCCGCCACCCGTTAA
- a CDS encoding FtsK/SpoIIIE domain-containing protein, producing the protein MRVTLTVVTEHGHRDVLVEGDGTATVAALTGALTATLEGASARPANVVRLPRARAPYDMDRDRPAVPAPGQETRLWVDGRPLDPDAVVFGLLRDGDLVALDGHAAAATVTEEPGGPAEVRVVGGPGAGVVHRIGLGAHTVGADPACAISVPDPRMPPVALVVRLALGTATVEPAGPAPDRLASAGEPVARLDGEPVTEAVEWPAGGMLSCGGSVLSLGPVRPPDAHLDALPDGGLAYNRPPRLQRPERQRRFTVPAEPKRGEGMRLQLLAAILPAVLGVVMALVTHTWYYLLIAFMTPLIMIGQWVSDRRHGRKKHRQAVKAYRERTAAFEAEVARAVRQDEEARRQGAPDPAEVLLTATGPRRRLWERRVHDQDALRLRIGLADLPADLEFEPETGTPPDATRREPPVCHDVPVALVMRRLGVAGLTGPREVALGCARWLVGQAAALHSPRDLAVVVLSANADGGEQWGWVRWLPHCAPDAARGGALSSDCAALVGADPEAAARRVAELAALVAERLDTENGSGPYPGAPRGARLSGGPAGWDDLGRGGNRPAEPAFTTYDERPFDVLVVLDGAQVLRGLPGMPQVLRQGPRAGVYTIAIDDDERLLPEECATVVSCDAAGGVRLHGGGLDPITGIRADRVSPSWAERLARALAPLRDVSREDPSAALPDAVRLLDLLDVSPDPAGLAERQGRTTRALIGVGPEGPFEVDLSRDGPHALVAGTTGAGKSELLQTLICSLAVVNRPDEMTFVLIDYKGGAAFKECVRLPHTVGMVSDLDGHLTQRALSSLAAEIRRRERLLLDAGAKDIEDYQRSRGATWVLGTGGVRRARGGGIFAAPVPESAGNNRDLPPLPRLVLIIDEFAALVAELPDFVDGLVDIARRGRSLGIHLILATQRPGGVVTADIQANTSLRIALRVTDARESGDVIDVPDAAHISRATPGRCYVRAGSSTPVAVQTARIGGRTPHARVRGNGTADGGAEDLRVLDLPWPALGRPLPAPPAQAGSGSDLALLVDALLEAGNGLPRQPSPWLPPLPDRVVLDVEAAAAGRSGTGRSGTERSGSDPLDGGALTAAPPYRPGIEEVPPLPYGVTDLPWRQDRRALTLDPRHGGHLLIAGGARSGRSSALRTIAGSIAAGASPEDVHVHAVDCGSGALLPLVALPHCGAVVTRDQMDRVERLLTRLRAEVGRRQHLLAEAGYASLAEARGAARSRAGTRPPAARDRSGVGALPWMVLLLDRWEGYVAAFENYDYGRLVDAMLQLLREGPAVGLRAVVTSDRSGLIGQISTVFDDRLVLRLADPADYGLAGLPVRNLPTSMPPGRALSVGDHGLVESQFALLGDDPSGPAQVAVLQDLARTAATRFGGTTEGATGGGTGGGTGAAGDGGEAARAWAWPSEPPLRVDALPMRITAEQTMDLAPAFEPPSALWALLGAGGDALTPLGVDLQGQGPAAVIAGPPRSGRSSTLVTAARSLLGRGTPVLVVTPRRSPLRDLAGASGVLAVLDGNARSVTGGGADEFGGLPGALDPLALVSGHERYAVVVDDAELISPDSPLGLALDEILRTGRDGEHGLLVAGTTGDLATAYRGFAAEARKGRTGLLLNVQSPADGDLFTVRLPRGAVGGPPGRGLLVISGSATPIQAAVPQSR; encoded by the coding sequence ATGCGGGTTACGCTCACCGTGGTCACCGAGCACGGCCATCGCGACGTGCTGGTCGAGGGAGACGGGACCGCCACGGTCGCCGCCCTCACCGGCGCTCTCACCGCCACGCTGGAGGGCGCGTCCGCCCGGCCCGCCAACGTCGTACGGCTCCCGCGCGCCCGCGCGCCGTACGACATGGACCGGGACCGGCCCGCCGTGCCCGCCCCCGGTCAGGAGACGCGGCTCTGGGTGGACGGCCGGCCGCTCGACCCCGACGCGGTCGTGTTCGGCCTGCTGCGGGACGGCGACCTCGTGGCCCTGGACGGGCACGCCGCGGCCGCCACGGTGACCGAGGAGCCCGGCGGCCCGGCGGAGGTGCGCGTGGTGGGCGGGCCCGGCGCGGGGGTGGTCCACCGGATCGGGCTCGGCGCGCACACCGTCGGCGCCGACCCCGCCTGCGCGATCTCGGTGCCCGATCCGAGGATGCCGCCGGTCGCGCTGGTCGTCCGGCTCGCCCTGGGAACGGCCACCGTGGAGCCCGCCGGACCCGCTCCCGACAGACTGGCGTCCGCCGGCGAACCGGTCGCCCGGCTGGACGGCGAGCCGGTCACCGAGGCGGTCGAGTGGCCCGCGGGCGGCATGCTCTCCTGCGGCGGCTCCGTGCTGTCCCTGGGCCCGGTGCGGCCCCCGGACGCCCACCTCGACGCGCTGCCGGACGGCGGCCTCGCCTACAACCGGCCGCCGCGCCTGCAGCGGCCCGAGCGGCAGCGGCGGTTCACCGTCCCGGCCGAGCCGAAGCGCGGCGAGGGCATGCGGCTGCAGCTGCTGGCCGCGATACTGCCGGCCGTCCTCGGCGTGGTCATGGCCCTCGTCACCCACACGTGGTACTACCTACTGATCGCGTTCATGACGCCGCTCATCATGATCGGCCAGTGGGTGAGCGACCGCAGGCACGGCAGGAAGAAGCACCGCCAGGCGGTCAAGGCGTACCGCGAACGCACGGCCGCCTTCGAGGCGGAGGTGGCCCGCGCGGTGCGGCAGGACGAGGAGGCCCGCCGCCAGGGCGCCCCCGACCCCGCCGAGGTGCTGCTCACCGCGACCGGACCGCGCCGCCGCCTCTGGGAGCGCCGGGTGCACGACCAGGACGCGCTTCGGCTGCGGATAGGGCTGGCCGACCTGCCCGCCGACCTGGAGTTCGAGCCGGAGACCGGCACTCCCCCCGACGCGACCCGGCGGGAGCCGCCGGTCTGCCACGACGTGCCGGTCGCGCTCGTCATGCGCCGCCTCGGCGTCGCGGGTCTGACCGGGCCGCGGGAGGTGGCCCTCGGCTGCGCCCGGTGGCTCGTCGGCCAGGCCGCCGCCCTGCACAGCCCGCGCGACCTCGCCGTCGTGGTGCTGTCGGCCAACGCCGACGGCGGCGAGCAGTGGGGCTGGGTCCGCTGGCTGCCGCACTGCGCCCCGGACGCCGCCCGCGGGGGCGCCCTGTCGTCCGACTGCGCCGCGCTCGTCGGCGCCGACCCCGAGGCCGCCGCCCGGCGCGTCGCCGAGCTCGCGGCCCTGGTCGCCGAACGGCTCGACACCGAGAACGGCTCCGGCCCCTACCCCGGGGCGCCGCGCGGCGCCCGCCTGTCGGGCGGCCCGGCGGGCTGGGACGACCTGGGGCGCGGCGGGAACCGGCCCGCCGAGCCGGCCTTCACGACCTACGACGAGCGGCCGTTCGACGTGCTCGTCGTGCTCGACGGCGCGCAGGTGCTGCGCGGCCTGCCCGGCATGCCGCAGGTGCTGCGGCAGGGCCCCCGGGCGGGGGTCTACACGATCGCGATCGACGACGACGAGCGGCTGCTGCCCGAGGAGTGCGCGACGGTCGTGTCCTGCGACGCCGCGGGCGGCGTACGGCTCCACGGCGGCGGCCTCGACCCGATCACGGGCATCCGCGCCGACCGGGTCTCGCCGTCCTGGGCCGAGCGCCTGGCCCGCGCGCTCGCCCCGCTGCGCGACGTCAGCCGCGAGGACCCGTCGGCCGCCCTGCCCGACGCGGTCCGCCTGCTGGACCTGCTGGACGTCTCGCCCGACCCCGCCGGCCTCGCGGAACGGCAGGGCCGCACGACCCGGGCCCTGATCGGCGTGGGGCCGGAGGGGCCGTTCGAGGTGGACCTGAGCAGGGACGGCCCGCACGCCCTGGTCGCGGGCACGACCGGCGCGGGCAAGTCGGAGCTGCTGCAGACCCTGATCTGCTCGCTCGCGGTGGTCAACCGGCCCGACGAGATGACGTTCGTGCTGATCGACTACAAGGGCGGGGCCGCCTTCAAGGAGTGCGTACGGCTCCCGCACACGGTCGGCATGGTGAGCGACCTCGACGGCCACCTGACCCAGCGGGCCCTGTCGTCGCTGGCCGCCGAGATCCGGCGCAGGGAGCGCCTGCTGCTCGACGCGGGGGCCAAGGACATCGAGGACTACCAGCGGTCGCGCGGGGCCACCTGGGTCCTCGGCACCGGCGGCGTCCGGCGGGCGCGCGGCGGCGGGATCTTCGCCGCGCCGGTGCCGGAGAGCGCCGGGAACAACAGGGACCTGCCGCCGCTGCCCCGGCTCGTCCTGATCATCGACGAGTTCGCCGCGCTGGTGGCGGAGCTGCCCGACTTCGTGGACGGCCTGGTCGACATCGCCCGCCGGGGCCGTTCCCTCGGCATCCACCTGATCCTCGCCACCCAGCGGCCGGGCGGCGTGGTCACCGCCGACATCCAGGCCAACACCTCGCTCAGGATCGCGCTGCGGGTGACCGACGCCCGCGAGTCCGGCGACGTCATCGACGTGCCGGACGCCGCGCACATCTCGCGGGCGACGCCGGGCCGCTGTTACGTGCGGGCGGGCTCGTCCACGCCGGTCGCCGTGCAGACGGCGAGGATCGGCGGGCGGACCCCCCATGCCCGGGTCCGCGGCAACGGGACGGCCGACGGCGGCGCCGAGGACCTGCGGGTGCTCGACCTGCCCTGGCCCGCGCTCGGCCGTCCGCTGCCCGCCCCGCCCGCCCAGGCGGGGAGCGGCAGCGACCTGGCCCTGCTCGTCGACGCGCTGCTGGAGGCCGGGAACGGGCTGCCCCGTCAGCCCAGCCCCTGGCTGCCGCCCCTTCCGGATCGCGTCGTCCTCGACGTCGAGGCCGCGGCCGCGGGACGGTCCGGGACTGGGCGGTCCGGGACTGAGCGATCCGGGAGCGACCCGCTCGACGGCGGGGCGCTGACGGCGGCGCCGCCGTACCGGCCGGGGATCGAGGAGGTGCCGCCGCTGCCGTACGGCGTGACGGACCTGCCCTGGCGGCAGGACCGGCGGGCGCTCACGCTCGACCCGCGCCACGGCGGCCACCTGCTGATCGCGGGCGGCGCGCGCAGCGGCAGGTCCAGCGCGCTGCGGACGATCGCGGGGTCGATCGCGGCCGGCGCCTCCCCCGAGGACGTGCACGTCCACGCCGTCGACTGCGGGTCGGGCGCGCTGCTGCCGCTCGTCGCGCTGCCGCACTGCGGCGCCGTGGTCACCCGCGACCAGATGGACCGGGTGGAGCGCCTGCTGACCCGGCTGCGCGCGGAGGTCGGGCGCCGTCAGCACCTGCTGGCCGAGGCGGGGTACGCCTCGCTCGCCGAGGCGCGGGGCGCCGCCAGGTCCCGGGCCGGCACCAGGCCACCGGCGGCCCGGGACCGTTCAGGCGTGGGGGCGCTGCCCTGGATGGTGCTGCTGCTGGACCGCTGGGAGGGATACGTCGCGGCCTTCGAGAACTACGACTACGGGCGACTGGTCGACGCGATGCTGCAACTGCTGCGGGAGGGACCGGCCGTGGGGCTGCGCGCCGTCGTCACCTCCGACCGGTCGGGCCTGATCGGGCAGATCTCCACCGTCTTCGACGACCGACTGGTGCTCCGGCTCGCCGATCCCGCCGACTACGGGCTCGCCGGGCTGCCCGTACGCAACCTGCCGACCTCCATGCCGCCGGGCCGGGCCCTGTCGGTCGGCGACCACGGCCTGGTGGAGAGCCAGTTCGCGCTGCTGGGCGACGACCCCTCCGGGCCCGCGCAGGTGGCGGTCCTGCAGGATCTCGCCCGTACGGCCGCGACCAGGTTCGGGGGCACAACCGAGGGCGCGACCGGCGGCGGGACGGGCGGCGGGACGGGCGCTGCGGGGGACGGCGGGGAGGCGGCCCGCGCCTGGGCCTGGCCGTCGGAGCCCCCGCTGCGGGTGGACGCGCTGCCGATGCGGATAACGGCGGAACAGACGATGGACCTGGCTCCGGCGTTCGAACCGCCGTCGGCGCTGTGGGCGCTGCTCGGCGCGGGAGGCGACGCGCTCACGCCGCTGGGCGTGGACCTGCAGGGCCAGGGCCCGGCGGCGGTGATCGCCGGGCCGCCCCGATCGGGCAGGTCGTCCACGCTGGTCACGGCGGCGCGCTCGCTGCTCGGCCGGGGCACGCCGGTGCTCGTCGTGACCCCGCGCCGCAGCCCGCTGCGCGACCTCGCCGGGGCGTCCGGAGTGCTCGCCGTGCTGGACGGCAACGCCAGGAGCGTGACCGGGGGCGGCGCCGACGAGTTCGGCGGCCTGCCCGGCGCGCTCGATCCGCTGGCCCTGGTCTCCGGGCACGAGCGTTACGCGGTGGTCGTGGACGACGCGGAACTGATCTCCCCCGACTCGCCGCTCGGGCTGGCCCTGGACGAGATCCTGCGGACCGGCCGGGACGGCGAGCACGGCCTGCTCGTCGCGGGGACCACCGGTGACCTCGCGACGGCCTACCGGGGCTTCGCGGCCGAGGCGCGGAAGGGCCGGACCGGCCTGCTGCTCAACGTGCAGAGCCCCGCCGACGGGGACCTGTTCACCGTACGGCTGCCGCGTGGCGCCGTGGGCGGGCCTCCCGGGCGGGGGCTGCTGGTCATCTCGGGCAGCGCCACCCCGATCCAGGCGGCCGTCCCCCAGTCCCGGTGA